The genomic stretch TGGTTGTCTTGGATAATACTGATTTACCCGTTTCAAATTGTTTTTATTCaattgataaaactgtgtatagaACTTGTTTttcaatggagaatatcatgctcagaaatatagtatggcgatgggtaaccctttATCAACGGTATTAAGTGATCCttccatggaattctttgaaacaaaattactgtgggatatcttaccctctaaagcaatttggttttggtatgtagatgatgttctttatgtttggccaacaaacgaaaaattacaaatatttctacttttacttaacaattttgtatcttctatcaactttactgtagatgTGGAAAATAACtaaaatttagtaccttctatcaactttactgtagaagtgGAAAATAACTATGTTACCATTTTCGGACTGCATGATATAtaaggatagaaacatgttttaagtttagcataaacagaaaaACCATCAATGTtcgttcatttattcattattactctGCGTGCTGTGTTTACACattaccttgtaaaaattgtttTGTGTAGAGCAGACTTATAAGTATCTTTATGTGAGAgtaaaacaacataaatatagtataagacaaGGGCAAAAATGAAATgctttctttaatcatgttaaaaataatGCCCACTTATTAACTGGAGTAAGCCAATTCAGTTATTGACTAACTCATTTACCACGTGGTATTATTGTATCttcattattaaatacacaaagagttgtaacattaatatcagaGACGGTTTACACATATTGGACAGCTTTATTATGGGAAAAATTTGTAACCAGTTCCTTtctgggggagagggcgaaagttctgggagggttgaaaaacgtgtggaaagcgagaacgtcatctcagaaagcaaaaatgggtatgtttgaaggaatagtggttccgacaatgttatatggttgcgaggcgtgggctatggatagagtacagtgaaaattttttgagtaattggggcctgaacatgcaggggggtgaagggcgtgcaaggaatagagcgaattgaaacgatgtggtataccatggtcaacgtgctgtcaaagaattgaactagggcatgtgaagcgtctggggtaaaccatggaaagttttgtggggcctggatgtggaaagggagctgtcgtttcggtgcattatacatgacagctagagactgagtgtgaacgaatgtggctttgttgacCTTTCCAAgcattacctcgcgcacatggcaTGTGGgcagggggttgctatttcatgtgtggcggggtggcgatggaaatgaataaaggcagacagtatgaattatgtacttgtgtatatatgtatatgtctgtgtgtgtataaatatgtatacgttgagatgtaaaagtatgtatatttgcgtgtgtggacgtgtatgtatctacatgtgtatgtgggtgggttgggccattctttcgtctgtttccttgcgctacctcgctgacacgggagacagtgacaaagcaatatatatatatatatatatatatatatatatatatatatatatatatatatatatataaatatatatatatattatactttttcgctgtctcccgcgtttgcgaggtagcgcaaggaaacagacgaaagaaatggcccaccccccccccccccatacacatgtatatacatacgtccacacacgcaaatatacatacctacacagctttccatggtttaccccagacgcttcacatgccctgcttcaatccactgacagcacgtcaaccccggtataccacatcgctccaattcactctattccttgccctcctttcaccctcctgcatgttcaggccccgatcacacaaaatctttttcactccatctttccacctccaatttggtctccctcttctccttgttccctccacctccgacacatatatcctcttggtcaatctttcctcactcatcctctccatgtgcccaaaccacttcaaaacaccctcctctgctctctcaaccacgctctttttatttccacacatctctcttacccttacgttactcactcgatcaaaccacctcacaccacacattgtcctcaaacatctcatttccagcacaatatatatatatatatatatatatatatatatatatatatatatatatatatatatatatatatatatatatatattcatttatttattttgctttgtcgccgtctccaaAAGACCCTAATAAAATATTTGGCAAAACAATTGTTCAGCATCTTTATGctgtaaaaaaaatatttctgaaaACTACTGAATACAACATTTCAGCAGTAAAAGTCATGAAAATATTTGGAAGAATGATAGAAATCTCAATTCATTTTTTGTAATAACCTGCAAAATGTGATGGACAGAATATCTATCTCCAAAGAATGTTGATTTACATGATCAAATGCTTTGGCTTCCATAAATCAAAACAGTCTCAAAAGACAATAAAAATTTAATAACATTCAGGTAACAATTTAAACTCAAATATCAACAAAAAGGAAAAAGCACATAAAGACTTGATTTTCTGTCCCTTTGGATGTTTAATTGCATGCCATTACCACAACTTTCAACAGACCCACTTTcaaatgtatgatgaaagtagttCTTTACTGTCTCAGGAAAAAAACAAACTTAAGCAATACATGGAAATGTTTTGCTTCACAAAGCATGGATGCAAAATGATATTTTTGTTAATCCTCCACCAAGCTGGTTAAAATCAGTTTCAATTCCTACTTCTTTCTCAAGTTTCCCTCATAATTCTGTTGTACTCTGAACAAGTTAGACCACTATGGAAAAATGTATGACAAGTTGTACAAATCCTGGTTCTACACTCTGGACAAGTGAAAGGAGTTCCAATCTCAGTTATTCTATACATCGAAGGACAGAGTTGAGTAATGCAATAACGAAACTGTTCTTTGTGTCGGGACATAAAGCACCTTACCGATGCTGTGGTGAGACTGGACATGTCTAACAAACTTTCATCAGCAAGATATTGGAGGTCCCTCCAAACAAACAATGTCCTACACTCTTTAATGACACAAACTATGGGAAATTTTTTATTGTTTATCGCACAAGTAATGTGAACTTGTAAGCACTGCTGACAATATCCATGTCCACACTGTAATCTATAAATATCATTTACATTAACTGGATACAAACATACCACACATGATGGGTCATGAAGATCTGAATCATCTTCAAACTCTATGCTTGAcaacattttttcatacttgtttatgAGTTTACCTACGGCCACAATTGACGACCTTGGTCCAACAACCCGCAGTTGGTGGTTTCGGTAGTCTAGCTCCACTTTGTCAAGGTCAGCCTCTATCTTCATACCAATAAGATCAATACCAAATTCATCCAACAAACACGCCATTAATCCTTCAGGCTTCCCAGTACCTTTTAAATTAAACTTTACAAATTTTTCTGGAAAACATTGCTGGATTTCCTCAGTCAATAATTCTCTTGCCTTCTCTCGGTTCTCATCTGTTCCGTGGAGTGACATAGTCATGAGTCTGTCATCAGTTACTATCAAGGTTCCAGTTTCAAGCATGATGTTAAACAAAATTTGCTGACCTGCCTGAGAGAACAAAAGTTCGGTCCTTGGGTCATCTTCACAATCAACGACTTCCTCCGCTGAGATGATATTTCCAATAGTCTCATTAGCACTGGCAAGAACATCAGGATACTCTGTTCCTAGATATATCATGACATCTCTTTTTTTACAGTATTTTAGAACTACTACCAATCCCCTATCTTCTAGTTCCGTCATTTGCTTATGAAGTTCCTCACTGTGTTCTACAAAAACTTCTCTCAGGATGTATATAGAACTATCGTAAAGGGCCTCATCACAACTCTCCTCTTTCTTGAGTACatgtttacttacctccttccaagcaACAGAAGCATCAACAGGATCAACAAGGATACAAAAAGCGCTTAAGCTAGCATCACCTTCACACGGTGCTCTGAAGTAAAGTTGAAATAAATCTGGGTGAGCCAATTGTTCCACTTTGCCAAACAATTGTGTCATGAGAGACATCcgcattttttcattttcctctataTTTTCTCTTGGCATCTTGACCTCTAATATGTTTAGAAAAGGATTGATGTTCAGTACACGAGCTAAATCATGCCGAAAAGATTCTTCTGGTACTAGCTGCCCTAGGCTGAGTATTTTGAGTGTGTTTTCGTTGTTACAGTGGGAAAATTGTGCATTTCCAAATGAGCTACACATCCTAAAGTCAGATAATTTAGTCTTATTCACATACTTCTTGTGACTGAATGTTACATACCCACTCTCAAGCACAGGAAATGTACTCCACTGAATTTTCTTGATGAACCAGCTACTTCCATTTGGCAGAGCAATCAACTTCGTACTGTCTTTTGTCTTTTTGATTGCCTTTATGACTGATCGTATACTCCTATAAACAACATATCCCCAGAGAGTGGATTTTTTTGTCTGGATGAATCTTCTGCAATCCAACGTCTCTCCATACTGCTCAAATACGTTAAGTACCTCTTCTTCTGATAtttcttttactacatcttctggACATTCTATCAAGACGACTTTGCATTCCTCTGGCATGAGTATATTTGTAATACTGCCTCCAGCTCCAATGACTGCTCTCAAACTCTCAATCCTTGATCCAACGAGCTGAAGACTTTTTTCTTGCTGATGTTTTGCTTTTATGGAAGAAAGGGCCTTCATCAGAATAAATGACATATCTGGCTCACTTTTCTCCTGTGACAAAACTTTAACCACTCCCTTCTTTTTATTGGGTACAACAAATGCCTCAGAATCAGGGAACTTGTTCTTCAAGAATGTCAGAAAATTTTTCATGTGACAAAACTGTGGGGCAAAAAATTCCTCAATGAGCTGTTGCCCTGCGTACTCTTCACAAATTACACTCAAACGCtttttcttaatatcttctaTTTTCAGCGAAAGCCATCCATCACGAATTCCTTTCATCACAAGGCATTCGGGCACAGGAGCAACATTTCTTGCAAAATCTTTTTTGGATTTATTTGTAATATGATCAAAAACTATCCATCTTGGCATATCATCAAAAAACCTTACAACAGAGGACTGAATAACTTCAAAAGTATGTTCCTTAGATGCAATACAGTAGCATGCTTCTGGATATCCAATAAAGTAGCTCAAATTTCGATTGAACACCTTAAACAAAAGATTGGCCAGCAAAAAATTCCCTGTCTCTGGTGATCGAAATGCAAATCTGATGTTTGATTTCCAAGAAGTTgccaaaatatacaaaatatcttTGGCTGTTTCATGTATAGCTGACATAGTCTTTCCATTAACTGAATGTCTGAAACACCAATCCCTCCTAGATCCAACTGGTACCCGAAACCATTCTCTAAATACATTCAGCACTGTAAGCTGGTCACCTCCAGGATGATGAAATGCAAGTTGCAGTTTTTTTGTCATATAATTTCTTGGTCTCTTAAATACTGAAATCCATCCACTTGCTGCAGCTATGATAACAACCTCCACCAAAACTCCTTTAGATTTCCCTTCATACACTAAAGCTCCATATATCGGGTCAAGTTGAAGTTCTGCAATCTGACGGCCAAGATTTGTAATTTTCTTTCCAATTGCTGCTCCAATGCTTTGTAATAATGTATAGGCTTCTTCTACAGCCTCTTCGGATGGTGGTGTAACAAAATCAAATTCAAAGGGATCTATGTTTAAAGCCATTAACTTTAATAAGGCAAGACCTATATTAGAAGACAAAATTTCAGGTGATGAAGTGTAGTCCATGTTCCTGTAATCTTCTCTAGTGTATAGCCGGTAGCATTTTCCAGGGCACAAACGTCCTGCACGACCCAGCCTTTGTGAGGCTCTACTTTGTGATATGACTCTTGAAGAAAGTACATTCATCTTGCATCTATCATCAAAGACCATTTCTTTAGCTAGTCCAGTGTCAATAACATACTTGACTGTGGGAATAGTCAATGATGTTTCGCCACTATTTGTGGCAAAGATAATCTTTCTCTCACCACCAGGGGTAGGCTCAAAAACCTTTTGTTGTTCATGCTTTTGTAACCTTCCATGAAGTGGGATGGTTACATAGTTCCTGGGCATTTCTCCCATCAAAGATTCAAATTTCTCACAGCACCTCTCAGTTTCCAATGGACTTGTCATAAACACCAAGATATCTCCTTTACCCTCAGACTTATGGACTTTGATGGCCTTTTTCACAGCTGCTGCTTCATAAAACCTAAATGGTTCCTTTCCATTCTTCTCTTTAATCCATTCTATCTCCACAGGGAACTGTCGACCTGTCACATACAGCACAGAACAACCTTTGAAATAGTTAACAAAAATCTCTGGGTCAATTGTAGCTGAAGTAATTATAACACGAAGGTCTGGTCGACTTTGTATACATTTTTTAATCATTCCAAGTAACAAGTCTGAGAATATACTCCGTTCATGCGCCTCATCTACCATAATACAGGAAAAGGATGATAATTCTCTGTCCTCCAAACATTCATTCATGAGAATGTGATCAGTCACATACAAAACTTTAGTCATACTTGTCATT from Panulirus ornatus isolate Po-2019 chromosome 30, ASM3632096v1, whole genome shotgun sequence encodes the following:
- the LOC139758326 gene encoding uncharacterized protein isoform X4; the encoded protein is MFMEKTKLTVYERYETDFNVSSFESSTDLHVDKYTSTSILKTRRGSCSERHPDCSKEVSGDRSTCKRLRPEEPMHQLGFKPRIMYIKFPRPLKQDFSVFGYIPDFLPPETVLTMTEEEQRTLVNKGLSFESYDATLLTKSEPQTDHSKSKIKIWCFNTALEIVDKRTDVEENTQESLENEGFSNQESMIAVGGRIQEVLENHYSRISEVQLQLEHIQKERLTQEQIKRKEVDPLDIDNLNSESSEALSHERHALIDKEKELNQQAVEFLLYVKSRYDELDKVSDKSTNCGMEMKHVLSRESKRLSAALPIYARRSDVVCTIKTNQVTVLVGETGCGKSTQIPQYLYEAGFARSGMIVCSQPRKIAAISLASHVAKEMDGTVGEVVGFRVGRNSRMTSMTKVLYVTDHILMNECLEDRELSSFSCIMVDEAHERSIFSDLLLGMIKKCIQSRPDLRVIITSATIDPEIFVNYFKGCSVLYVTGRQFPVEIEWIKEKNGKEPFRFYEAAAVKKAIKVHKSEGKGDILVFMTSPLETERCCEKFESLMGEMPRNYVTIPLHGRLQKHEQQKVFEPTPGGERKIIFATNSGETSLTIPTVKYVIDTGLAKEMVFDDRCKMNVLSSRVISQSRASQRLGRAGRLCPGKCYRLYTREDYRNMDYTSSPEILSSNIGLALLKLMALNIDPFEFDFVTPPSEEAVEEAYTLLQSIGAAIGKKITNLGRQIAELQLDPIYGALVYEGKSKGVLVEVVIIAAASGWISVFKRPRNYMTKKLQLAFHHPGGDQLTVLNVFREWFRVPVGSRRDWCFRHSVNGKTMSAIHETAKDILYILATSWKSNIRFAFRSPETGNFLLANLLFKVFNRNLSYFIGYPEACYCIASKEHTFEVIQSSVVRFFDDMPRWIVFDHITNKSKKDFARNVAPVPECLVMKGIRDGWLSLKIEDIKKKRLSVICEEYAGQQLIEEFFAPQFCHMKNFLTFLKNKFPDSEAFVVPNKKKGVVKVLSQEKSEPDMSFILMKALSSIKAKHQQEKSLQLVGSRIESLRAVIGAGGSITNILMPEECKVVLIECPEDVVKEISEEEVLNVFEQYGETLDCRRFIQTKKSTLWGYVVYRSIRSVIKAIKKTKDSTKLIALPNGSSWFIKKIQWSTFPVLESGYVTFSHKKYVNKTKLSDFRMCSSFGNAQFSHCNNENTLKILSLGQLVPEESFRHDLARVLNINPFLNILEVKMPRENIEENEKMRMSLMTQLFGKVEQLAHPDLFQLYFRAPCEGDASLSAFCILVDPVDASVAWKEVSKHVLKKEESCDEALYDSSIYILREVFVEHSEELHKQMTELEDRGLVVVLKYCKKRDVMIYLGTEYPDVLASANETIGNIISAEEVVDCEDDPRTELLFSQAGQQILFNIMLETGTLIVTDDRLMTMSLHGTDENREKARELLTEEIQQCFPEKFVKFNLKGTGKPEGLMACLLDEFGIDLIGMKIEADLDKVELDYRNHQLRVVGPRSSIVAVGKLINKYEKMLSSIEFEDDSDLHDPSCVVCLYPVNVNDIYRLQCGHGYCQQCLQVHITCAINNKKFPIVCVIKECRTLFVWRDLQYLADESLLDMSSLTTASVRCFMSRHKEQFRYCITQLCPSMYRITEIGTPFTCPECRTRICTTCHTFFHSGLTCSEYNRIMRET
- the LOC139758326 gene encoding uncharacterized protein isoform X2, coding for MITMVKPDAPESEMADCQEGLGFTGPKDSARAAFPDDSRLLMFMEKTKLTVYERYETDFNVSSFESSTDLHVDKYTSTSILKTRRGSCSERHPDCSKEVSGDRSTCKRLRPEEPMHQLGFKPRIMYIKFPRPLKQDFSVFGYIPDFLPPETVLTMTEEEQRTLVNKGLSFESYDATLLTKSEPQTDHSKSKIKIWCFNTALEIVDKRTDVEENTQESLENEGFSNQESMIAVGGRIQEVLENHYSRISEVQLQLEHIQKERLTQEQIKRKEVDPLDIDNLNSESSEALSHERHALIDKEKELNQQAVEFLLYVKSRYDELDKVSDKSTNCGMEMKHVLSRESKRLSAALPIYARRSDVVCTIKTNQVTVLVGETGCGKSTQIPQYLYEAGFARSGMIVCSQPRKIAAISLASHVAKEMDGTVGEVVGFRVGRNSRMTSMTKVLYVTDHILMNECLEDRELSSFSCIMVDEAHERSIFSDLLLGMIKKCIQSRPDLRVIITSATIDPEIFVNYFKGCSVLYVTGRQFPVEIEWIKEKNGKEPFRFYEAAAVKKAIKVHKSEGKGDILVFMTSPLETERCCEKFESLMGEMPRNYVTIPLHGRLQKHEQQKVFEPTPGGERKIIFATNSGETSLTIPTVKYVIDTGLAKEMVFDDRCKMNVLSSRVISQSRASQRLGRAGRLCPGKCYRLYTREDYRNMDYTSSPEILSSNIGLALLKLMALNIDPFEFDFVTPPSEEAVEEAYTLLQSIGAAIGKKITNLGRQIAELQLDPIYGALVYEGKSKGVLVEVVIIAAASGWISVFKRPRNYMTKKLQLAFHHPGGDQLTVLNVFREWFRVPVGSRRDWCFRHSVNGKTMSAIHETAKDILYILATSWKSNIRFAFRSPETGNFLLANLLFKVFNRNLSYFIGYPEACYCIASKEHTFEVIQSSVVRFFDDMPRWIVFDHITNKSKKDFARNVAPVPECLVMKGIRDGWLSLKIEDIKKKRLSVICEEYAGQQLIEEFFAPQFCHMKNFLTFLKNKFPDSEAFVVPNKKKGVVKVLSQEKSEPDMSFILMKALSSIKAKHQQEKSLQLVGSRIESLRAVIGAGGSITNILMPEECKVVLIECPEDVVKEISEEEVLNVFEQYGETLDCRRFIQTKKSTLWGYVVYRSIRSVIKAIKKTKDSTKLIALPNGSSWFIKKIQWSTFPVLESGYVTFSHKKYVNKTKLSDFRMCSSFGNAQFSHCNNENTLKILSLGQLVPEESFRHDLARVLNINPFLNILEVKMPRENIEENEKMRMSLMTQLFGKVEQLAHPDLFQLYFRAPCEGDASLSAFCILVDPVDASVAWKEVSKHVLKKEESCDEALYDSSIYILREVFVEHSEELHKQMTELEDRGLVVVLKYCKKRDVMIYLGTEYPDVLASANETIGNIISAEEVVDCEDDPRTELLFSQAGQQILFNIMLETGTLIVTDDRLMTMSLHGTDENREKARELLTEEIQQCFPEKFVKFNLKGTGKPEGLMACLLDEFGIDLIGMKIEADLDKVELDYRNHQLRVVGPRSSIVAVGKLINKYEKMLSSIEFEDDSDLHDPSCVVCLYPVNVNDIYRLQCGHGYCQQCLQVHITCAINNKKFPIVCVIKECRTLFVWRDLQYLADESLLDMSSLTTASVRCFMSRHKEQFRYCITQLCPSMYRITEIGTPFTCPECRTRICTTCHTFFHSGLTCSEYNRIMRET
- the LOC139758326 gene encoding uncharacterized protein isoform X3, with the translated sequence MHNCQEGLGFTGPKDSARAAFPDDSRLLMFMEKTKLTVYERYETDFNVSSFESSTDLHVDKYTSTSILKTRRGSCSERHPDCSKEVSGDRSTCKRLRPEEPMHQLGFKPRIMYIKFPRPLKQDFSVFGYIPDFLPPETVLTMTEEEQRTLVNKGLSFESYDATLLTKSEPQTDHSKSKIKIWCFNTALEIVDKRTDVEENTQESLENEGFSNQESMIAVGGRIQEVLENHYSRISEVQLQLEHIQKERLTQEQIKRKEVDPLDIDNLNSESSEALSHERHALIDKEKELNQQAVEFLLYVKSRYDELDKVSDKSTNCGMEMKHVLSRESKRLSAALPIYARRSDVVCTIKTNQVTVLVGETGCGKSTQIPQYLYEAGFARSGMIVCSQPRKIAAISLASHVAKEMDGTVGEVVGFRVGRNSRMTSMTKVLYVTDHILMNECLEDRELSSFSCIMVDEAHERSIFSDLLLGMIKKCIQSRPDLRVIITSATIDPEIFVNYFKGCSVLYVTGRQFPVEIEWIKEKNGKEPFRFYEAAAVKKAIKVHKSEGKGDILVFMTSPLETERCCEKFESLMGEMPRNYVTIPLHGRLQKHEQQKVFEPTPGGERKIIFATNSGETSLTIPTVKYVIDTGLAKEMVFDDRCKMNVLSSRVISQSRASQRLGRAGRLCPGKCYRLYTREDYRNMDYTSSPEILSSNIGLALLKLMALNIDPFEFDFVTPPSEEAVEEAYTLLQSIGAAIGKKITNLGRQIAELQLDPIYGALVYEGKSKGVLVEVVIIAAASGWISVFKRPRNYMTKKLQLAFHHPGGDQLTVLNVFREWFRVPVGSRRDWCFRHSVNGKTMSAIHETAKDILYILATSWKSNIRFAFRSPETGNFLLANLLFKVFNRNLSYFIGYPEACYCIASKEHTFEVIQSSVVRFFDDMPRWIVFDHITNKSKKDFARNVAPVPECLVMKGIRDGWLSLKIEDIKKKRLSVICEEYAGQQLIEEFFAPQFCHMKNFLTFLKNKFPDSEAFVVPNKKKGVVKVLSQEKSEPDMSFILMKALSSIKAKHQQEKSLQLVGSRIESLRAVIGAGGSITNILMPEECKVVLIECPEDVVKEISEEEVLNVFEQYGETLDCRRFIQTKKSTLWGYVVYRSIRSVIKAIKKTKDSTKLIALPNGSSWFIKKIQWSTFPVLESGYVTFSHKKYVNKTKLSDFRMCSSFGNAQFSHCNNENTLKILSLGQLVPEESFRHDLARVLNINPFLNILEVKMPRENIEENEKMRMSLMTQLFGKVEQLAHPDLFQLYFRAPCEGDASLSAFCILVDPVDASVAWKEVSKHVLKKEESCDEALYDSSIYILREVFVEHSEELHKQMTELEDRGLVVVLKYCKKRDVMIYLGTEYPDVLASANETIGNIISAEEVVDCEDDPRTELLFSQAGQQILFNIMLETGTLIVTDDRLMTMSLHGTDENREKARELLTEEIQQCFPEKFVKFNLKGTGKPEGLMACLLDEFGIDLIGMKIEADLDKVELDYRNHQLRVVGPRSSIVAVGKLINKYEKMLSSIEFEDDSDLHDPSCVVCLYPVNVNDIYRLQCGHGYCQQCLQVHITCAINNKKFPIVCVIKECRTLFVWRDLQYLADESLLDMSSLTTASVRCFMSRHKEQFRYCITQLCPSMYRITEIGTPFTCPECRTRICTTCHTFFHSGLTCSEYNRIMRET